From Pseudanabaena sp. PCC 6802, one genomic window encodes:
- a CDS encoding NAD(P)/FAD-dependent oxidoreductase, giving the protein MTCKNRVVVVGCGVIGATIAYELSRLSLPVQVIEARSQPGMGATGAALGVLMAACAQKPDGDLVALRLASLRRYDRLIAALITETGWDIPYNRAGILSIYADPDAQAKWSPTILARQAQGFSLKWLDRSALRSQYPLLAAEGGTYSESDRALNPAKLVQALVQAAQQNGAKFIFSSPVERLSDLPDADWIVITAGLGSDRLLDSLNLGNDEPLLMPVGGQAIEIYLPGLDVAQVIHAVDLNGSDINIVPLGQDRYWVGATVEFDPQDLPREANVAKLLATASQFCPLMQQAKVLQTWAGDRPRPRKARSPILGFVPGHPNVLVAIGHYRNGILMAPISAQIICDLIVGGDSDLPWRGCAVV; this is encoded by the coding sequence ATGACTTGCAAAAATCGGGTTGTAGTAGTTGGCTGCGGCGTTATAGGGGCGACGATCGCCTACGAATTAAGCCGTTTATCTCTGCCGGTACAGGTAATTGAGGCGCGATCGCAGCCTGGCATGGGTGCGACAGGTGCAGCTTTAGGCGTGCTAATGGCAGCTTGCGCCCAGAAACCGGATGGCGATCTGGTCGCGTTGCGACTGGCAAGTTTGAGGCGTTACGATCGCCTGATCGCCGCTCTAATTACAGAGACTGGCTGGGATATCCCCTACAATCGGGCTGGGATCCTGTCCATCTATGCTGACCCCGATGCCCAGGCAAAATGGTCGCCGACCATTCTGGCTCGACAGGCACAGGGTTTTAGTTTAAAGTGGCTCGATCGCTCGGCACTGCGATCTCAGTATCCTCTGCTCGCTGCCGAGGGCGGCACGTATAGCGAGAGCGATCGCGCCCTTAATCCCGCTAAATTAGTGCAGGCGCTGGTACAAGCCGCGCAGCAAAATGGCGCAAAGTTTATTTTTAGTTCCCCGGTAGAAAGGTTGAGCGATCTGCCGGATGCCGATTGGATCGTAATTACAGCGGGCTTAGGCTCCGATCGGTTGCTGGATAGTCTGAATCTGGGCAACGATGAGCCTTTATTAATGCCCGTGGGCGGTCAAGCGATCGAGATCTATTTACCTGGCCTGGATGTAGCTCAAGTAATCCATGCCGTCGATCTCAACGGCAGCGACATTAATATTGTCCCGCTTGGGCAAGACCGCTATTGGGTAGGGGCAACGGTGGAATTCGACCCTCAAGATCTCCCAAGAGAGGCAAACGTGGCAAAATTACTGGCAACCGCCAGCCAGTTTTGCCCGCTGATGCAACAGGCAAAGGTTTTGCAAACTTGGGCTGGCGATCGCCCTCGCCCCAGAAAGGCGCGATCGCCGATTCTTGGCTTTGTCCCAGGTCATCCAAATGTGCTGGTTGCGATCGGACACTATCGTAATGGCATTCTCATGGCTCCGATTTCAGCGCAGATTATTTGCGATCTAATCGTGGGTGGGGATAGCGATCTACCCTGGCGTGGTTGCGCGGTTGTTTAA
- a CDS encoding Rne/Rng family ribonuclease, with product MPKQIIIAEQHRIAAVFSEDQIEEIIVATGTHQVGDIYMGVVENILTSIDAAFVNIGEGERNGFIHITDLGPLRLRRSGGTINDLLVPQQRVLVQVMKEPTGNKGPRLTGNISMPGRYVVLMPFGRGVNLSRRIRSESERSRLRALAILIKPSGMGLLVRTEAEDMSEDSIVEDLDNLLKQWEFVQQESSNTRYPTLLDRDRDFIQRVLRDVYTSDVNRIVTDTSDGMRRVKQHLLNWGEGKIPTGVFIDHHRERSNILEYFRVSAAIREALRPRVDLPSGGYIIIQPTEALTVIDVNSGSFTRSQTSRETVLWTNCEAATEVARQMRLRNIAGVIVVDFIDMDSRRDQLQLLDHFDKALRADKSRPQIAQLTELGLVELTRKRQGQSIYELFGRPCPTCGGLGHLVHLPGESDLQPAEVSARQWESRFAFKPEIDIDDRNYSLSGGTEPNLANHPSYQERSNSSRKRRRNLPPGREPSREAGRESIREAGRDSGRERESRERDRDDRDRERSVGTSLEGRGSRHELRDASARVMPSPKLASGTATATAADVDVPTEPAPAIERSGKREVPRPKLEPPEIVTVEMTLEEQEVYAQMGISPLVFIGKEVKDPRNTIVSVVLPGESPKTLPTLPVAIPANSTEPAIEEVDSEIISGRFDSQPDFPDLSEAQVVEVPAISTESIPDANESKLELIEEPVHKSPEASRRRRRTSSVS from the coding sequence ATGCCCAAGCAAATTATTATTGCTGAGCAGCATAGAATTGCTGCTGTATTTAGCGAAGATCAAATAGAAGAAATCATTGTTGCCACTGGCACCCATCAGGTTGGGGATATCTATATGGGTGTAGTGGAAAATATCTTAACCAGTATTGATGCTGCATTCGTCAATATTGGGGAAGGCGAACGTAATGGGTTTATTCACATCACCGATTTAGGGCCTTTGCGGCTCCGGCGCTCTGGTGGCACGATTAACGATCTCCTGGTACCGCAACAAAGGGTGCTGGTGCAGGTGATGAAAGAGCCAACGGGCAATAAAGGCCCTCGGCTGACGGGTAATATTTCTATGCCCGGTCGCTATGTCGTCCTCATGCCATTTGGACGGGGTGTCAACCTTTCGCGGCGGATCCGCAGCGAGAGCGAACGCAGTCGCTTGCGGGCATTGGCAATCTTGATCAAGCCCTCTGGCATGGGCTTGCTAGTGCGTACCGAAGCTGAGGATATGTCCGAAGATTCGATCGTCGAGGATTTAGATAATCTGCTCAAACAATGGGAATTTGTGCAGCAGGAATCTAGCAATACACGTTACCCAACTTTGCTAGATCGCGATCGCGACTTTATTCAGCGCGTACTGCGCGACGTTTACACCAGCGATGTGAACCGTATCGTTACGGACACCAGTGATGGGATGCGGCGGGTCAAGCAACATCTACTCAACTGGGGCGAAGGCAAAATTCCCACGGGTGTATTTATCGACCACCACCGCGAACGCTCCAATATTCTGGAATACTTCCGAGTTAGTGCTGCGATCCGCGAGGCTCTAAGACCGCGCGTAGATCTGCCCAGTGGCGGCTACATTATCATCCAGCCCACCGAAGCCCTCACCGTAATTGATGTTAATTCAGGCTCGTTTACGCGATCGCAGACTTCGCGCGAAACCGTACTGTGGACGAACTGCGAGGCCGCCACGGAAGTAGCGCGGCAAATGCGCCTGCGCAATATTGCTGGCGTGATCGTAGTTGACTTTATCGATATGGATTCGCGGCGCGATCAGCTACAACTCCTCGATCACTTTGATAAGGCACTGCGCGCCGATAAGTCGAGACCGCAAATCGCCCAGCTTACCGAATTAGGCCTAGTGGAGTTAACTCGTAAGCGTCAAGGACAAAGCATCTATGAATTATTTGGTCGTCCTTGTCCCACCTGTGGAGGGCTGGGACATTTGGTACATCTGCCCGGAGAGAGCGATCTGCAACCAGCAGAAGTAAGCGCTCGACAATGGGAAAGTCGATTTGCGTTTAAACCTGAAATCGACATTGACGATCGCAACTACAGTCTTAGTGGTGGCACGGAACCAAACTTAGCCAATCATCCCAGCTATCAGGAGCGCAGCAATAGCTCTCGCAAACGCAGACGCAACCTGCCACCTGGCAGAGAACCCAGCAGAGAGGCTGGGAGGGAGTCCATTCGAGAGGCCGGTAGAGACTCAGGTAGAGAACGAGAGAGTAGGGAAAGAGATAGAGACGATCGCGATCGGGAAAGATCGGTTGGTACATCGCTGGAGGGGCGAGGTTCTCGCCACGAGCTACGGGATGCCAGTGCCCGTGTCATGCCATCTCCTAAGCTAGCTAGTGGAACTGCCACAGCTACAGCCGCAGATGTAGACGTGCCGACCGAACCTGCGCCAGCGATCGAACGTAGCGGTAAGCGGGAAGTGCCTCGGCCTAAGTTGGAACCACCCGAGATCGTAACTGTGGAGATGACTTTAGAAGAGCAAGAAGTTTACGCGCAAATGGGTATTTCTCCTTTAGTCTTTATAGGCAAAGAAGTTAAAGACCCGCGCAACACGATTGTCTCTGTGGTACTGCCCGGAGAATCTCCCAAAACTTTACCTACTTTGCCTGTAGCAATTCCAGCTAATAGCACGGAACCCGCCATTGAGGAAGTTGACTCAGAAATAATTTCAGGTAGGTTTGACTCACAGCCCGATTTTCCCGATCTATCCGAAGCCCAAGTAGTGGAAGTACCTGCGATCTCGACAGAATCAATTCCTGATGCCAATGAATCTAAACTAGAACTAATCGAAGAACCCGTTCACAAATCACCGGAAGCTTCCCGCCGCCGCCGCCGGACTTCTTCTGTTTCTTAG
- a CDS encoding histidine phosphatase family protein — MRHGESNFNTAGLVQGRGNLDQPEQQSILTTKGQAQAAAAGSALADLSFAAAYGSPLIRARQTAEIILAASTNPPPLQLHEGLYEINLPEWEGLTFEQVKAQFPDAYYKWRDAPHELSMGDLYPVRDLFAQAQTLWREILPRHQGETILLVGHSGINRALIATAMGLHPSHYHHLQKSNCGISVLNFTQSSDRELGFNVQLESLNLISHLSTLTGSALPSSRKGHVGPRILLVRHGETEWNRQTRFQGQIDVPLNSQGQDQARCAAEFLQSVPIHRAFSSPMLRPKETAEKILSYHPEVALDLLDDLKEISHGLWEGKFEHEIETEFPGELLRWQKTPGSVQMPEGENLQQVWQRVAQVWQYIVEATPPGETALVVAHDAVNKAILCQIFNLEPDSFWSFKQGNGGVSVIDYHNGGDLPPCLQTMNITTHLSGCVLDTTAAGAL; from the coding sequence GTGCGCCACGGCGAAAGTAACTTTAATACGGCTGGCTTGGTTCAGGGGCGTGGCAACCTCGACCAACCCGAACAGCAGTCAATCCTGACTACCAAAGGTCAAGCGCAGGCAGCAGCCGCTGGTTCAGCCCTAGCCGATCTCTCATTCGCGGCAGCCTATGGCAGCCCCTTAATCCGTGCCCGACAAACGGCAGAAATTATCTTAGCCGCCTCTACGAATCCACCTCCACTGCAGTTACACGAGGGTTTATACGAAATTAACCTGCCTGAGTGGGAAGGTCTTACTTTTGAACAGGTGAAGGCGCAATTTCCCGATGCCTATTATAAGTGGCGCGATGCTCCTCATGAATTGAGCATGGGCGATCTCTACCCGGTTCGCGATCTGTTTGCACAGGCACAAACCCTATGGCGTGAAATCTTACCACGACATCAGGGTGAAACCATCCTGCTAGTGGGTCATAGCGGTATTAATCGAGCCTTAATTGCCACCGCGATGGGCTTACACCCATCACACTACCATCATTTACAAAAATCTAACTGTGGGATTAGCGTTCTAAACTTTACGCAGAGCAGCGATCGCGAATTAGGTTTTAACGTTCAACTAGAGTCTCTTAACCTTATCAGTCACCTATCGACCTTAACAGGTAGTGCTTTACCCAGCAGCCGTAAAGGACATGTCGGCCCCCGCATCCTGTTAGTGCGTCACGGAGAAACAGAGTGGAATCGTCAAACGCGCTTTCAAGGACAAATCGACGTTCCCCTCAACTCGCAGGGGCAGGATCAAGCCAGATGTGCGGCGGAGTTTTTACAATCCGTACCCATTCATCGAGCATTTAGCAGCCCCATGCTGCGTCCTAAGGAGACCGCTGAAAAGATCTTGAGCTACCATCCTGAAGTAGCGCTCGATCTGCTTGACGACTTAAAGGAAATATCCCATGGTTTATGGGAGGGCAAGTTCGAGCATGAAATCGAGACGGAGTTTCCTGGTGAATTACTCAGGTGGCAGAAAACGCCCGGCTCCGTGCAAATGCCTGAGGGTGAAAATCTGCAGCAGGTTTGGCAGAGGGTAGCACAGGTATGGCAATATATTGTCGAGGCCACGCCACCCGGCGAAACCGCGCTTGTAGTTGCCCATGACGCGGTTAACAAAGCAATTCTCTGTCAGATTTTCAACCTGGAACCGGATAGTTTTTGGTCATTTAAGCAAGGCAATGGCGGCGTGAGTGTAATCGACTATCACAACGGTGGCGATCTCCCTCCCTGCCTGCAAACGATGAATATTACTACCCATCTCTCTGGTTGCGTTCTAGATACGACAGCAGCAGGAGCCTTGTAG
- the psbV gene encoding photosystem II cytochrome c-550 — protein MRKPYKLLLLAIATIFLAWQFITTSVLAAESTAEMRTVQLNDKEKIILSTKDIAAGKKLFQNACATCHVGGATFTNPNVGLDPESLALATPPRNTVEGLVDFMKNPTTFDGVEEIYETHPSLRSNDIFPTMRGLTDKELKQIAGYILYQPKVRGIGWGGGKIYY, from the coding sequence CGATCGCCACGATCTTCCTGGCTTGGCAGTTTATAACAACAAGTGTCCTGGCTGCGGAGTCAACTGCTGAGATGCGCACAGTGCAACTCAATGACAAGGAAAAAATCATTTTGTCAACTAAAGATATTGCAGCCGGTAAGAAGCTATTTCAAAATGCTTGTGCCACCTGCCATGTTGGTGGAGCCACGTTCACCAACCCCAACGTCGGGCTCGATCCAGAAAGCCTAGCTTTGGCAACTCCCCCCCGTAATACCGTAGAAGGGTTAGTAGATTTCATGAAGAACCCCACCACCTTTGATGGAGTGGAGGAAATCTACGAGACTCACCCCAGTTTGAGAAGCAATGACATTTTCCCCACTATGCGCGGTTTGACCGATAAAGAACTCAAGCAAATTGCTGGTTATATTCTTTACCAACCTAAAGTCAGAGGCATTGGCTGGGGTGGTGGTAAGATCTACTATTAA
- the petE gene encoding plastocyanin, which translates to MKKQSIFGRLSLLFISFTIALSSLVFHAAPALAETHTVLMGSKSGQLVFEPSTLTIKAGDTVKWVNNKGFPHNVVIDGQDALSHKKLIQKPKESVETTFSEAGEYSYYCAPHRGAGMVGKITVQ; encoded by the coding sequence ATGAAAAAGCAATCAATTTTTGGGCGTTTAAGCCTCCTGTTTATTAGTTTCACGATCGCATTGAGCAGCCTTGTTTTTCATGCTGCTCCTGCATTAGCAGAAACCCACACCGTCCTGATGGGATCTAAAAGCGGACAGCTTGTATTTGAGCCGTCTACGCTCACAATCAAAGCAGGTGACACAGTTAAATGGGTGAATAATAAAGGTTTCCCCCATAACGTAGTGATTGATGGGCAAGACGCTCTATCCCACAAGAAACTGATTCAAAAACCAAAGGAATCGGTAGAAACTACTTTCAGCGAAGCAGGTGAGTACAGCTACTATTGCGCTCCTCACCGTGGTGCTGGCATGGTTGGCAAGATTACCGTTCAGTAA